Proteins co-encoded in one Solea senegalensis isolate Sse05_10M linkage group LG8, IFAPA_SoseM_1, whole genome shotgun sequence genomic window:
- the LOC122773593 gene encoding phosphatidylinositol 4-phosphate 5-kinase type-1 alpha-like, with the protein MTVTNVEGMNAPLTTSALKSALQLGITHTVGSLSHKPERDVLLQDFEVVETISFPTRGSNMTPAHDYGDFKFKTYAPTAFRYFRDLFGIRPDDYMYSLCNEPLIELPNSGASGSLFYRTSDDDYIIKTVQHKEAEFLQKLLPGYYMNLHQNKCTLLPKFYGLYSVQAAGKKIRIVVMNNLLPSAVRMHLKFDLKGSTYNGRQASAKERGKDFPTYKDLDFLQDMPDGLLLGENKYNAVCKTIQRDCLVLQSFSIMDYSLLVGIHNVDQAYMDQQSAVAMQGMDQRRPQSQRSLYRTAMEAIQADTASVGSQDTEDKTGGIPARNSKGERLLVYIGIIDILQSYRFEKQLLHLWKSLIHNGETVSIHRPDFYAERFRKFMCNTVFRKILHIKTSRSRKHKAGARGHLKKTGSSGPPLLTHTSSSQNPVPQHEISPETREDTDRDNAVNRNEESPHPSIHPVT; encoded by the exons ATGACAGTTACCAACGTTGAAGGCATGAATGCTCCATTAACTACG TCAGCCCTCAAAAGTGCTCTCCAGTtaggcatcacacacacagtgggcaGCTTGAGCCACAAACCCGAGAGAGATGTTCTGCTGCAAGATTTTGAAGTTGTGGAAACCATATCGTTCCCCAC CCGGGGCAGCAACATGACACCAGCACACGACTATGGAGACTTCAAGTTTAAGACATATGCCCCAACAGCCTTTCGTTACTTCAGGGACTTGTTTGGAATCCGACCTGATGACTACATG TATTCTCTGTGTAATGAGCCACTGATAGAGCTGCCAAACTCTGGTGCCAGTGGCTCACTGTTTTACCGCACAAGTGACGATGACTACATCATTAAGACAGTTCAACATAAAGAGGCTGAATTTCTGCAGAAACTGCTTCCAGGTTACTATATG AACCTGCATCAGAACAAGTGCACATTATTACCAAAGTTTTATGGACTCTACTCTGTCCAGGCAGCGGGTAAGAAAATCCGTATTGTTGTCATGAACAATTTGCTGCCAAGTGCAGTGCGAATGCACCTCAAGTTTGATCTAAAGGGCTCCACCTATAATGGGCGACAGGCTTCAGCTAAAGAGCGGGGGAAGGATTTTCCCACATACAAGGATCTGGATTTCTTGCAGGACATGCCCGACGGGCTGTTGCTGGGGGAAAACAAGTACAATGCTGTGTGCAAGACCATTCAGAGAGACTGTCTG GTCTTGCAGAGTTTCAGTATAATGGACTACAGTCTTCTGGTGGGAATCCACAATGTAGACCAGGCCTATATGGATCAACAGAGTGCTGTGGCTATGCAGGGCATGGACCAGAGGAGGCCACAAAGCCAGAGGTCCCTGTACAGAACTGCTATGGAGGCAATCCAAGCAGATACAGCAAGCGTGGGATCACAGGACACAGAAGACAA AACTGGAGGAATACCGGCAAGAAACTCAAAAGGCGAGAGACTGTTGGTGTACATTGGTATCATTGACATTCTGCAGTCTTATAG ATTTGAAAAGCAGCTTCTACACTTATGGAAATCTCTGATTCACAATGGG gaaaCCGTATCAATTCACAGACCAGATTTTTATGCAGAACGGTTTCGAAAGTTCATGTGCAACACGGTCTTCAGGAAGATCCTAC ATATAAAGACCTCCAGATCTAGAAAGCACAAGGCGGGGGCCCGTggtcatttgaaaaaaacaggTAGCTCTGGGCCTCCTCTGCTTActcacaccagcagcagccaaaATCCTGTTCCCCAACATGAAATCAGCCCTGAGACCAGGGAAGACACTGACAGAGACAATGCTGTGAACAGGAATGAGGAAAgcccacatccatccatccatccagtgaCGTGA